The following proteins are encoded in a genomic region of Gossypium hirsutum isolate 1008001.06 chromosome D05, Gossypium_hirsutum_v2.1, whole genome shotgun sequence:
- the LOC107943561 gene encoding 60S ribosomal protein L10a-3 isoform X1, with the protein MSKLQSDALREAISTIVTQSKEKQRKFTETIELQIGLKNYDPQKDKRFSGSVKLPHIPRPKMKICMLGDAQHVEEAEKIGLDYMDVEALKKLNKNKKLVKKLAKKYHAFLASESVIKQIPRLLGPGLNKAGKFPTLVTHQESLESKVNETKAMVKFQLKKVLCMGVAVGNVAMEEKQIFQNVQMSVNFLVSLLKKNWQNVRCLYLKSTMGPSNRIF; encoded by the exons ATGAG TAAGCTTCAGAGTGATGCGCTTAGAGAAGCTATATCAACCATTGTAACTCAGTCAAAGGAGAAACAGCGCAAATTTACTGAGACCATTGAACTCCAGATTGGTCTGAAAAACTATGATCCTCAAAAAGACAAGCGATTCAGTGGATCTGTGAAGCTGCCACATATTCCTCGCCCCAAGATGAAGATTTGCATGCTTGGAGATGCTCAACACGTTGAAGAG GCAGAGAAGATAGGTTTGGATTATATGGATGTGGAAGCATTGAAGAAACTGAACAAGAATAAGAAATTGGTGAAGAAGCTTGCGAAGAAGTATCATGCCTTTTTGGCTTCTGAATCTGTCATCAAGCAAATCCCACGTCTTCTGGGTCCTGGTCTCAACAAAGCAG GTAAATTCCCAACCCTTGTCACTCACCAGGAATCACTAGAGTCGAAGGTGAATGAGACAAAGGCAATGGTTAAGTTCCAGCTGAAGAAGGTTCTATGCATGGGAGTTGCTGTTGGGAATGTTGCAATGGAGGAGAAGCAGATCTTCCAAAATGTGCAAATGAGCGTCAATTTCCTTGTTTCCTTGTTGAAGAAAAATTGGCAAAAT GTGAGGTGCCTCTACTTGAAGAGCACAATGGGTCCTTCAAACAGGATCTTTTGA
- the LOC107943561 gene encoding 60S ribosomal protein L10a-3 isoform X2: MKICMLGDAQHVEEAEKIGLDYMDVEALKKLNKNKKLVKKLAKKYHAFLASESVIKQIPRLLGPGLNKAGKFPTLVTHQESLESKVNETKAMVKFQLKKVLCMGVAVGNVAMEEKQIFQNVQMSVNFLVSLLKKNWQNVRCLYLKSTMGPSNRIF; encoded by the exons ATGAAGATTTGCATGCTTGGAGATGCTCAACACGTTGAAGAG GCAGAGAAGATAGGTTTGGATTATATGGATGTGGAAGCATTGAAGAAACTGAACAAGAATAAGAAATTGGTGAAGAAGCTTGCGAAGAAGTATCATGCCTTTTTGGCTTCTGAATCTGTCATCAAGCAAATCCCACGTCTTCTGGGTCCTGGTCTCAACAAAGCAG GTAAATTCCCAACCCTTGTCACTCACCAGGAATCACTAGAGTCGAAGGTGAATGAGACAAAGGCAATGGTTAAGTTCCAGCTGAAGAAGGTTCTATGCATGGGAGTTGCTGTTGGGAATGTTGCAATGGAGGAGAAGCAGATCTTCCAAAATGTGCAAATGAGCGTCAATTTCCTTGTTTCCTTGTTGAAGAAAAATTGGCAAAAT GTGAGGTGCCTCTACTTGAAGAGCACAATGGGTCCTTCAAACAGGATCTTTTGA